From the Serratia nematodiphila DZ0503SBS1 genome, one window contains:
- the ubiE gene encoding bifunctional demethylmenaquinone methyltransferase/2-methoxy-6-polyprenyl-1,4-benzoquinol methylase UbiE yields MADQSQETTDFGFRTVARDEKQAMVADVFHSVAAKYDVMNDLMSFGIHRIWKRFTIDCSGVRRGQRVLDLAGGTGDLAAKFSRMVGEQGQVVLADINDSMLKMGREKLRDRGIVGNINYVQANAEALPFPDNYFDCITISFGLRNVTDKDKALRSMFRVLKPGGRLLVLEFSKPLLAPLSKAYDAYSFHVLPKIGELVVKDPDSYRYLAESIRMHPDQETLKGMMGNAGFENVTYFNLTGGIVALHRGFKF; encoded by the coding sequence ATGGCAGATCAATCGCAGGAAACCACCGATTTCGGTTTTCGCACCGTCGCTAGAGACGAAAAACAGGCCATGGTGGCGGACGTTTTCCATTCGGTAGCGGCAAAGTATGACGTGATGAACGACCTGATGTCGTTCGGTATTCACCGTATCTGGAAGCGTTTCACCATTGACTGCAGCGGCGTGCGCCGCGGGCAGCGCGTGCTGGATCTGGCCGGCGGTACCGGCGACCTGGCCGCCAAGTTCTCCCGCATGGTGGGCGAGCAGGGGCAGGTGGTGCTGGCGGACATCAATGATTCGATGCTCAAGATGGGGCGCGAGAAGCTGCGCGATCGCGGCATCGTCGGCAACATCAATTACGTGCAGGCCAACGCCGAAGCACTGCCGTTCCCGGACAATTACTTCGATTGCATCACCATCTCCTTTGGCCTGCGTAACGTCACCGACAAAGACAAAGCGCTGCGCTCGATGTTCCGCGTGCTGAAGCCGGGCGGCCGTCTGCTGGTGCTGGAATTCTCCAAGCCGCTGCTGGCGCCGCTGAGCAAAGCCTATGACGCCTACTCTTTCCACGTGCTGCCGAAGATCGGCGAGCTGGTGGTGAAAGATCCGGACAGCTACCGCTACCTGGCGGAATCGATCCGCATGCACCCCGATCAGGAAACCCTTAAGGGCATGATGGGCAACGCCGGTTTTGAAAACGTCACCTATTTCAACCTGACCGGTGGGATTGTCGCCCTGCATCGCGGCTTCAAGTTCTGA
- the ubiJ gene encoding ubiquinone biosynthesis protein UbiJ, producing MLFTPLLTGALETSLNNLLFRDRSMKAARQRLAGKVLRIELEELASPLVLVFSELRVDVLGQSEDSADCTVRSRIPSLLKLRDRQQLPVLMRSGELTVEGDIQVVQQLVGLLDLAEWDPAEWLAPYIGDIAAQGITQALGKGASLLKAGFMRRQQGMAEALTEEWRLAPGPLEVVWFNEEVDALARSAEALIARMDKLEGKR from the coding sequence ATGCTGTTTACCCCTCTGCTGACCGGTGCGCTGGAAACCTCGCTGAATAACCTGCTGTTTCGCGATCGCAGCATGAAAGCCGCCCGCCAACGCCTGGCGGGCAAGGTGCTGCGCATCGAACTGGAAGAGTTGGCTTCGCCGCTGGTGCTGGTGTTCAGCGAACTGCGCGTGGATGTGCTGGGGCAGTCTGAAGACAGCGCCGATTGCACCGTGCGTAGCCGCATTCCCTCCTTGCTGAAGCTGCGCGATCGCCAGCAGTTGCCGGTGCTGATGCGCAGCGGCGAATTGACGGTGGAAGGCGATATTCAGGTGGTGCAACAGCTGGTTGGCCTGCTCGATCTGGCGGAGTGGGATCCGGCGGAGTGGCTGGCGCCCTACATCGGCGATATCGCCGCCCAAGGCATTACACAGGCGCTGGGAAAAGGCGCCTCGCTGCTGAAAGCCGGCTTTATGCGCCGGCAGCAGGGGATGGCGGAGGCGTTGACAGAAGAGTGGCGCCTGGCGCCGGGGCCGCTGGAAGTGGTGTGGTTCAACGAAGAAGTTGACGCACTCGCCCGCAGCGCGGAAGCGCTGATTGCCCGCATGGACAAGTTGGAGGGCAAGCGATGA
- the ubiB gene encoding ubiquinone biosynthesis regulatory protein kinase UbiB, translating into MTPGELRRLYFIVRVFLSYGLDELIPKMRLTLPLRFGRRLLFWMPNRHKDKPLGERLRLALQELGPVWIKFGQMMSTRRDLFPPHIADQLTLLQDRVAPFDGALARKHIELAMGGPLETWFDDFDQQPLASASIAQVHTARLKTTGQEVVLKVIRPDIGPIIKADVRLMYRLAGWVPKLLPDGRRLRPREVVREYEKTLLDELNLLREAANAIQLRRNFDGSPMLYVPEVYSDYCRESVLVMERIYGIPVSDIATLEQQGTNMKLLAERGVQVFFTQVFRDSFFHADMHPGNIFVSYEHPEDPCYIGIDCGIVGSLNKDDKRYLAENFIAFFNRDYRKVAELHVDSGWVPRDTNVEDFEFAIRTVCEPIFEKPLAEISFGNVLLNLFNTARRFNMEVQPQLVLLQKTLLYVEGLGRQLYPQLDLWTTAKPFLESWLRDQVGIPAVVRALKEKAPFWAEKLPELPELFYDSLQQHKLLQQSVDKLTNQMQAQRVRQGQSRYLFGVGATLLVSGTLLLLGQIEVFPAWMMAAGIVCWVIGWKRTT; encoded by the coding sequence ATGACCCCAGGCGAACTGCGCCGTTTGTATTTTATCGTCCGCGTTTTTCTCAGCTACGGGCTGGACGAGCTGATCCCTAAAATGCGGTTGACGCTGCCGCTGCGCTTTGGCCGTCGGCTGTTGTTCTGGATGCCGAATCGGCATAAGGACAAACCGTTGGGTGAACGTCTGCGGCTGGCGCTGCAGGAATTGGGGCCGGTTTGGATCAAGTTCGGCCAAATGATGTCGACCCGCCGCGATCTGTTTCCGCCGCACATTGCCGATCAGCTGACGCTGCTGCAGGATCGGGTGGCGCCTTTCGATGGCGCGTTGGCGCGTAAGCATATCGAGCTGGCGATGGGCGGCCCGCTGGAGACCTGGTTCGATGACTTCGATCAGCAGCCGTTGGCCTCTGCCTCGATCGCGCAGGTGCATACCGCGCGGTTGAAAACCACCGGCCAGGAAGTGGTGCTGAAGGTGATCCGGCCGGATATCGGGCCGATCATCAAGGCCGACGTGCGTCTGATGTACCGGCTGGCAGGCTGGGTGCCGAAGCTGTTGCCGGACGGCCGCCGTCTGCGCCCGCGCGAAGTGGTACGCGAGTACGAGAAAACCCTGCTGGACGAATTGAACCTGCTGCGCGAAGCGGCTAACGCCATTCAGCTGCGCCGCAATTTCGACGGCAGCCCAATGCTGTACGTACCGGAAGTTTATTCCGACTACTGCCGCGAAAGCGTATTGGTGATGGAGCGCATTTACGGCATTCCGGTCTCGGACATCGCCACGCTGGAACAGCAGGGCACCAACATGAAACTGTTGGCGGAACGCGGCGTTCAGGTGTTCTTTACCCAGGTCTTCCGCGACAGCTTCTTCCATGCGGACATGCATCCCGGTAATATTTTCGTCAGCTACGAACATCCGGAAGATCCTTGCTACATCGGCATCGACTGCGGCATCGTCGGTTCGCTGAACAAGGATGATAAACGTTACCTGGCGGAAAACTTCATCGCCTTCTTCAACCGCGATTACCGCAAGGTGGCGGAACTGCACGTCGACTCCGGGTGGGTGCCGCGCGACACCAACGTGGAAGACTTCGAATTCGCCATCCGCACCGTGTGCGAGCCGATTTTCGAGAAGCCGCTGGCGGAGATTTCCTTCGGCAACGTGCTGCTGAACCTGTTCAACACCGCGCGACGCTTCAATATGGAAGTGCAGCCGCAGCTGGTGTTATTACAGAAGACCTTGCTGTATGTTGAAGGACTGGGGCGTCAGCTCTATCCGCAGCTGGATCTGTGGACCACCGCCAAGCCGTTCCTCGAGAGCTGGCTGCGCGATCAGGTCGGCATTCCCGCCGTGGTGCGTGCGCTGAAAGAGAAAGCGCCGTTTTGGGCGGAGAAGCTGCCGGAACTGCCCGAGCTGTTTTACGACAGCTTGCAGCAGCATAAACTGTTGCAACAAAGCGTTGATAAGCTGACCAACCAGATGCAGGCTCAGCGGGTTCGTCAGGGGCAGTCACGTTATTTGTTCGGCGTTGGCGCTACACTGTTGGTAAGCGGCACGCTGTTGCTGCTGGGGCAAATCGAGGTGTTTCCCGCCTGGATGATGGCCGCTGGCATCGTATGCTGGGTGATTGGCTGGAAGCGAACCACCTGA
- the tatA gene encoding Sec-independent protein translocase subunit TatA, with amino-acid sequence MGGISITQLLIIAVIVVLLFGTKKLRTLGSDLGASIKGFKKAIGDDTPSTPNTAEKSSLDDADFSAKPITDKQPEVKPEESKNKEQV; translated from the coding sequence ATGGGCGGTATTAGTATTACGCAATTGTTGATCATCGCAGTGATCGTGGTGCTGTTGTTCGGTACCAAAAAACTGCGCACGCTGGGCTCCGATCTCGGCGCCTCGATCAAGGGCTTCAAGAAGGCGATCGGCGACGATACGCCGTCGACCCCCAACACGGCTGAGAAAAGCAGCCTGGATGACGCTGACTTCTCGGCCAAGCCTATTACCGATAAGCAGCCGGAAGTGAAACCGGAAGAGTCGAAGAACAAAGAGCAGGTATAA
- the tatB gene encoding Sec-independent protein translocase protein TatB, producing MFDIGFSELLLVLVIGLVVLGPERLPVAVRTVSGWIRALRSLAASVQHELSQELKLQELQDSLKKAEQAGLQNLTPELKASMDELKDAAESLKRTYQGEKEELANTIHNPQITDPEALHDGVTPAEAATRASAPAAAPKPAAEPEAVAPVAAQPAKAPAETAPAPVEPVADKTPASHQPSGDR from the coding sequence GTGTTTGACATTGGGTTTAGTGAGCTGCTGCTGGTGCTGGTGATCGGCCTGGTTGTTCTGGGGCCGGAACGCTTGCCGGTCGCGGTCAGAACGGTATCGGGCTGGATCCGCGCGCTGCGCTCGCTGGCGGCCTCGGTGCAGCACGAACTGTCTCAGGAGCTGAAGCTGCAGGAGCTGCAGGACAGCCTGAAAAAAGCGGAACAGGCCGGCCTGCAGAACCTGACGCCGGAACTGAAGGCGTCGATGGATGAGCTGAAAGACGCGGCGGAATCATTGAAACGCACCTACCAGGGCGAGAAAGAAGAGCTGGCGAACACCATTCATAACCCGCAGATCACCGATCCGGAAGCCTTGCACGACGGCGTGACGCCGGCGGAAGCGGCAACCCGCGCCAGTGCGCCTGCCGCCGCGCCAAAACCGGCAGCGGAACCTGAAGCCGTCGCGCCGGTGGCGGCGCAGCCGGCTAAAGCGCCGGCGGAAACCGCGCCGGCACCTGTCGAACCTGTTGCGGATAAAACCCCAGCGTCTCACCAACCTAGTGGCGATCGTTAA
- the tatC gene encoding Sec-independent protein translocase subunit TatC: protein MAVEDTQPLISHLIELRKRLLNSIICVLAVFVVLVFFANDIYQLVSAPLLKQLPAGASMIATDVASPFFTPIKLTMIVSVFVSAPMILYQVWAFIAPALYKHERRLMMPLLVSSSLLFYLGMAFAYFIVFPLAFGFFAKTAPMGVTIATDIKNYLDFVMALFMAFGVAFEVPVAIILLCWSGVTSPEDLKKKRPYVLVGAFVVGMLLTPPDVFSQTLLAIPMYLLFEVGVFFARFYTGKRRPQAEEEDEGDEPPAP, encoded by the coding sequence ATGGCTGTTGAAGATACCCAACCCCTTATCAGTCATCTGATAGAGCTGCGCAAGCGGCTGCTTAACTCGATTATTTGCGTGCTGGCGGTGTTCGTGGTGCTGGTGTTTTTCGCCAACGACATCTACCAGTTGGTCTCTGCGCCGCTGCTCAAGCAGCTGCCGGCCGGGGCGAGCATGATCGCTACCGACGTGGCGTCACCGTTCTTTACGCCGATCAAGCTGACCATGATCGTCTCGGTGTTCGTCTCCGCGCCGATGATTTTGTATCAGGTGTGGGCATTCATCGCGCCGGCGCTGTACAAGCATGAACGCCGCCTGATGATGCCGCTGCTGGTGTCCAGCAGCCTGCTGTTCTACCTCGGCATGGCTTTCGCCTACTTCATCGTGTTCCCGCTGGCCTTCGGCTTCTTTGCCAAGACCGCGCCGATGGGGGTGACCATTGCCACCGACATCAAAAACTACCTCGATTTCGTCATGGCGCTGTTTATGGCGTTCGGTGTCGCCTTCGAAGTGCCGGTCGCTATCATTCTGCTGTGCTGGAGTGGCGTCACCTCGCCGGAAGATCTGAAGAAGAAACGGCCGTATGTGTTGGTCGGCGCGTTTGTGGTCGGCATGCTGTTGACGCCGCCGGACGTGTTCTCGCAAACCCTGTTGGCAATACCGATGTACCTGCTGTTTGAAGTGGGGGTGTTCTTCGCTCGCTTCTATACCGGCAAACGTCGTCCACAGGCGGAAGAAGAAGACGAGGGTGACGAACCGCCAGCCCCTTGA
- the tatD gene encoding 3'-5' ssDNA/RNA exonuclease TatD, producing the protein MFEIGVNLTSSQFAKDRQAVVERARAAGVTGILITGTDLAESREAAELAQQHAGYGWSTAGVHPHYASGWDEQTAEQIYALAVRPEVAAIGECGLDFNRNFSTPVQQEAAFTAQLALAAELALPVFLHCRDAHARFAELLTPWLDKLPAAVVHCFTGTAEELTSCLSLGLSIGITGWVCDERRGLELRALLPQIPAERLLLETDAPYLLPRDLQPKPASRRNEPCFLPHIVQQVAVWRQEEPQWLGQKTDENARRLFRLV; encoded by the coding sequence ATGTTTGAAATCGGCGTTAACCTCACCAGCAGCCAATTCGCCAAAGACCGCCAGGCGGTAGTGGAGCGCGCCCGCGCGGCGGGCGTTACCGGGATATTGATTACCGGCACCGATCTGGCAGAGAGCCGCGAAGCGGCGGAATTGGCGCAGCAACATGCGGGCTACGGTTGGTCTACCGCCGGTGTGCATCCGCATTACGCCAGCGGTTGGGATGAACAGACCGCCGAGCAGATTTATGCGTTAGCCGTACGCCCTGAAGTGGCGGCGATCGGCGAATGCGGCCTGGATTTCAATCGCAATTTCTCGACGCCCGTACAGCAGGAAGCGGCGTTCACCGCGCAGCTGGCGCTGGCGGCGGAGTTGGCGCTGCCGGTGTTTCTTCATTGCCGCGACGCACACGCACGTTTTGCCGAGCTACTGACGCCGTGGTTGGATAAACTGCCCGCGGCCGTGGTGCACTGCTTCACCGGCACCGCCGAAGAATTAACAAGCTGCCTGTCGCTGGGTCTGTCGATCGGGATCACCGGTTGGGTCTGCGACGAGCGGCGCGGCTTGGAATTGCGCGCCCTGTTGCCGCAGATCCCGGCCGAGCGTCTGCTGCTGGAAACGGACGCCCCTTATCTGTTGCCCCGGGATTTACAGCCTAAACCCGCATCTCGCCGCAACGAACCCTGTTTCCTGCCCCATATCGTGCAGCAGGTCGCCGTCTGGCGACAGGAAGAGCCGCAATGGCTGGGGCA